A single window of Athene noctua chromosome 1, bAthNoc1.hap1.1, whole genome shotgun sequence DNA harbors:
- the RWDD2A gene encoding RWD domain-containing protein 2A isoform X1, whose product MAVAVKECLELQLLEVEMLLSMFPKKGEINLDEDAVPSVQRYLRNTDGALPPQLEYSIAIDVGEAKVKVELQVLLPHMYPQVAPELFARSNALHRQQQLQLNTGLTSHISSLDSGELCIYEAVQWVKDNSLPYLENGQICSESASEEAVVKETLHRMWIYSHHIYRQELRKKIFDCAKKLNLTGFCLTGKPGVICVEGLRENCEEFWRVIRYPNWKHISCKHVENIETEGNVDNLRLFHAFEDLQFQAHGDYGLRNDYHMDLGQFLEFLKQHQSGHIFQILFGVEGKLSDK is encoded by the exons ATGGCTGTCGCAGTAAAAGAATGCCTGGAGCTCCAGCTGCTGGAAGTGGAAATGCTCCTTTCAATGTTTCCcaaaaaaggtgaaataaatcTGGATGAGGATGCTGTGCCCAGCGTGCAGCGCTACCTGAGAAACACTGATGGAGCTCTGCCCCCGCAGCTCGAATATTCAATCGCTATTGATGTAGGGGAGGCAAAG GTGAAAGTGGAATTGCAGGTACTGCTGCCTCATATGTATCCTCAGGTAGCTCCTGAGCTTTTTGCAAGGTCAAACGCACTGCACAGACAGCAACAGCTGCAGCTCAACACTGGTCTCACTTCTCACATCAGCTCTCTGGATTCAGGTGAACTGTGTATATATGAAGCTGTGCAATGGGTGAAAGACAACAGCCTGCCTTACTTGGAAAATGGTCAGATCTGTTCTGAAAGTGCTTCAGAAGAAGCCGTAGTTAAAGAAACGTTGCATCGCATGTGGATCTACAGCCATCATATATATAGGCAAGAATTGAGGAAGAAAATTTTTGACTGtgcaaagaaattaaatctgACTGGCTTCTGCCTAACAGGGAAACCTGGTGTCATCTGTGTGGAGGGACTCCGAGAAAACTGTGAGGAGTTCTGGCGTGTTATTAGGTATCCCAACTGGAAGCATATTTCATGCAAGCATGTGGAGAATATAGAAACGGAAGGAAATGTCGATAATCTTCGTCTCTTTCATGCTTTTGAAGAcctacagtttcaggcacatggTGATTATGGCCTGAGGAATGACTATCACATGGATCTTGGCCAGTTCCTGGAATTCCTGAAACAACATCAAAGTGGacatatttttcagattttatttggTGTCGAAGGCAAACTTTCAGACAAATAA
- the RWDD2A gene encoding RWD domain-containing protein 2A isoform X2 has translation MAVAVKECLELQLLEVEMLLSMFPKKGEINLDEDAVPSVQRYLRNTDGALPPQLEYSIAIDVGEVKVELQVLLPHMYPQVAPELFARSNALHRQQQLQLNTGLTSHISSLDSGELCIYEAVQWVKDNSLPYLENGQICSESASEEAVVKETLHRMWIYSHHIYRQELRKKIFDCAKKLNLTGFCLTGKPGVICVEGLRENCEEFWRVIRYPNWKHISCKHVENIETEGNVDNLRLFHAFEDLQFQAHGDYGLRNDYHMDLGQFLEFLKQHQSGHIFQILFGVEGKLSDK, from the exons ATGGCTGTCGCAGTAAAAGAATGCCTGGAGCTCCAGCTGCTGGAAGTGGAAATGCTCCTTTCAATGTTTCCcaaaaaaggtgaaataaatcTGGATGAGGATGCTGTGCCCAGCGTGCAGCGCTACCTGAGAAACACTGATGGAGCTCTGCCCCCGCAGCTCGAATATTCAATCGCTATTGATGTAGGGGAG GTGAAAGTGGAATTGCAGGTACTGCTGCCTCATATGTATCCTCAGGTAGCTCCTGAGCTTTTTGCAAGGTCAAACGCACTGCACAGACAGCAACAGCTGCAGCTCAACACTGGTCTCACTTCTCACATCAGCTCTCTGGATTCAGGTGAACTGTGTATATATGAAGCTGTGCAATGGGTGAAAGACAACAGCCTGCCTTACTTGGAAAATGGTCAGATCTGTTCTGAAAGTGCTTCAGAAGAAGCCGTAGTTAAAGAAACGTTGCATCGCATGTGGATCTACAGCCATCATATATATAGGCAAGAATTGAGGAAGAAAATTTTTGACTGtgcaaagaaattaaatctgACTGGCTTCTGCCTAACAGGGAAACCTGGTGTCATCTGTGTGGAGGGACTCCGAGAAAACTGTGAGGAGTTCTGGCGTGTTATTAGGTATCCCAACTGGAAGCATATTTCATGCAAGCATGTGGAGAATATAGAAACGGAAGGAAATGTCGATAATCTTCGTCTCTTTCATGCTTTTGAAGAcctacagtttcaggcacatggTGATTATGGCCTGAGGAATGACTATCACATGGATCTTGGCCAGTTCCTGGAATTCCTGAAACAACATCAAAGTGGacatatttttcagattttatttggTGTCGAAGGCAAACTTTCAGACAAATAA